One region of Populus trichocarpa isolate Nisqually-1 chromosome 4, P.trichocarpa_v4.1, whole genome shotgun sequence genomic DNA includes:
- the LOC7490809 gene encoding alpha-galactosidase has product MKMGSKFSFLFVNVVLVVASINKGVNCMNVSSSNANLEDYTQFLLANGVARTPPMGWNSWNHFQCNIDERTIKTTADALVSTGLAALGYKYVNIDDCWGEEKRDWKGSLRAKASTFPSGIKALADYVHSKGLKLGIYSDAGYRTCSKKMPGSLGHEEQDAKTFAEWGVDYLKYDNCYHDGSKPQDRYARMSYALRKVGRPILYSLCEWGQEYPAKWAGFYGNAWRTTGDIKDTWESVISIADENNIWGRYAGPGRWNDPDMLEVGNGGMSLEEYRSHFSIWALMKAPLLIGCDVQSASHETLRILGNKEVIDVNQDPLGVQGRKIRAKAGLEIWAGSLSRKRVAVVLWNRSGSRAPITVGWREIGLSPYNPVIVRDLWAHSFVSMRKLHGLTAYVASHACKMYILTPS; this is encoded by the exons atgaaaatgggATCTAAATTTagctttctttttgttaatgttgttCTTGTTGTGGCAAGCATAAACAAGGGGGTTAACTGTATGAATGTCAGCAGCAGCAATGCCAATCTTGAAGACTACACACAGTTCCTTCTAGCCAATGGTGTGGCTCGAACACCACCAATGGG ATGGAATAGTTGGAATCATTTTCAATGCAATATAGATGAGAGGACTATTAAGACTACTG CTGATGCTCTTGTTTCAACTGGTTTGGCGGCACTTGGATACAAATATGTTAACATTG ATGATTGTTggggagaagagaaaagagactGGAAGGGGAGTTTAAGGGCAAAAGCTTCTACCTTTCCTTCTGGTATCAAGGCTCTAGCAGATTATGTTCATTCAAAAGGCTTAAAACTTGGCATATATTCTGATGCAGG TTACAGAACCTGCAGCAAGAAAATGCCAGGTTCTCTTGGACATGAAGAGCAAGATGCAAAAACCTTTGCTGAATGG GGAGTTGATTACTTGAAGTATGATAATTGCTACCATGACGGATCCAAACCTCAGGATAG GTATGCTAGGATGAGTTATGCATTGAGGAAGGTTGGGCGGCCGATTCTTTACTCGTTATGTGAATG GGGACAAGAGTATCCGGCGAAATGGGCTGGTTTCTATGGCAATGCTTGGAGAACTACAGGGGATATTAAAGACACATGGGAAAG TGTGATATCAATCGCAGATGAAAACAACATTTGGGGTAGATATGCCGGACCTGGCAGATGGAATG ATCCTGACATGTTAGAAGTAGGCAACGGAGGGATGAGCTTAGAGGAGTACCGCTCTCATTTTAGTATTTGGGCTCTAATGAAA GCTCCTCTACTCATTGGATGTGACGTCCAATCTGCAAGCCATGAAACTCTTAGAATCCTGGGAAACAAGGAAGTTATAGATGTTAATCAGGATCCATTGGGAGTTCAAGGCAGGAAAATACGAGCAAAAGCTGGCCTAGAG ATTTGGGCAGGGTCGTTGTCGAGGAAGAGAGTTGCAGTAGTGCTATGGAATAGAAGTGGATCTCGGGCCCCTATAACCGTGGGATGGAGGGAAATTGGACTTTCTCCATATAATCCTGTCATTGTCAGAGACCTGTGGGCG CACTCATTTGTTTCAATGAGAAAACTTCATGGATTGACTGCATATGTTGCTTCCCATGCCTGCAAGATGTATATCCTGACTCCATCCTAG
- the LOC7490810 gene encoding TIR-only protein: protein MQQRSASAAKNLCRKILNHHNQIQSLKRPPCDVFINHRCIDTKRTISGLLFDHLSRLRLHPFLDSKNMRPGDKLFDNIDRAIHECKVGVAVFSPRYCDSYFCLHELALLMETKKRVIPIFCDVKPSQLHVKDNGLCPGEELQRFTYALEEAKYTVGLTFDTLEGNWSQFLTTAMDAVVHNLIEVDAEAKRTSTVHIS, encoded by the exons ATGCAGCAGCGTTCAGCATCAGCAGCCAAGAACTTATGTCGTAAAATCTTGAACCACCATAACCAAATCCAATCCCTTAAAAGACCACCCTGTGATGTGTTCATTAATCATCGGTGCATCGATACGAAGAGGACCATTTCTGGGTTGCTCTTTGATCATCTTTCTAGACTCAGGCTCCATCCATTTTTGGACAGCAAGAACATGAGACCTGGTGACAAACTATTTGACAACATTGACAGAGCTATCCATGAATGTAAGGTTGGGGTTGCTGTATTTTCTCCCCGTTATTGTGATTCGTACTTTTGTCTCCATGAACTGGCTTTATTAATGGAGACAAAGAAAAGAGTTATACCTATATTCTGTGATGTCAAACCGTCTCAGCTCCATGTCAAGGATAATGGGCTTTGTCCAGGCGAAGAGCTGCAAAGGTTTACATATGCTCTCGAAGAGGCAAAGTACACCGTTGGACTTACATTTGACACACTTGAAGG GAATTGGTCTCAATTCTTAACGACAGCAATGGATGCGGTTGTGCATAATTTGATCGAAGTGGATGCAGAAGCGAAACGCACAAGCACCGTACATATTTCATGA